Within the Medicago truncatula cultivar Jemalong A17 chromosome 4, MtrunA17r5.0-ANR, whole genome shotgun sequence genome, the region GATTAGAAAATAACTTCTGGCAGTTAATTATTAGTATGTTTGTGTGATTGATATTTTCAGAAGATAGGGTGGTTATTCTGTATTTTGGCAGGGAATATTCTGTGTTGGAGACCAGGTCACTGGAACAGCAAAGTGTACTTGTGTGATTTCTATGTTCAGTGATTAAATTACTCTTGTTATTCAGTAAAACATTGATGCTCTATCACTTGTGCATATTATTAATTGTTGATGTTCTGTTGTTATGCTCAACACCCTGTGCTTGAAAGGATTTGGTGcatatcattttctaaaatcatgaCTTATCcagatattatattttttatgctttCATTTTCTAAGTAAAATTTCACCCCCATCGCTGGTTTGATATACTTCCCAATTACATTCTGTACGACACCTGCACTAATCCACCAACACCTTTCTCTGACCAAAGGCTTTTTGTAAGCACACCGTAAGTTCTAACAGGATACTTCAAACTTAGAACTGCTGCTGCATGTTTCTCACCCTGCAACATTTTTAGAAGGGAAGGATATTTGACAAGAAAATCTGAACCAAGACTTGACAACTTGTCTCATTTTCCAAATATTGAAAAGTAGTGCAAAATTAACCACTTCGGCATGCATAGTTTAACAAGTTTAAGGAATTGAGTGGTCGAGCTTTATTATTGCAAGGAGATATTCTGAACTTGGCTTGTAGTTGATTGGAGTTtattgcatttaagcctaaatagATATTGAGCGAACTCTATTAAATTGAATATTAATTATGCAAATAACTGTTGGTTAATTTCTTTAaacttgttatttttaattgatgTAGTTAAATATTCACAAACTACTTTTTCTTATTCAGACTTCAGGCTTAACACTCCAGGCTGAACGGTTGAACTTTTTACGATTTCTCTCACATTTTCGTCATGTCCATCGAGGTGCCTTATTTGCTGGACTTCGTACTACAACCGTGCGGAAGCTATTGCCCGAGTTAGTACATTTTTACGTAATCAGCTGATGACATGGTTGTGTTGTAATATACATGGATCttacaatttattatttaagggtttttctttttaatgaatAGATCTTGGGGTTTTCTTTGTCCTGTTCACACACCTGATGGGGGGCCCTGTGGATTGTTGAATCATATGACCCACACTTGTAGTAAGTTGGCATTCTTTTTAAAccctcttttatttatttcatttctctctcgctcttaaaaattattaaaaaaggtaCCCTCAAATTGAACCTTCAAAGACAAGTGTGTCGTCACATGAGTTTTGTCATGTTTTCTGTTGCCAAATTAGTCCCTCAaagattaaaaatttaaaatgtcatcATAGTAGTCCTGCAACATTAGCCCTTGTGTGACCCTACTTTAGAACTCCATAATGAAGAACTTTGTGACAATTATGTATCAGAAGGACTAAATTATGAAAAGATATTTTGTGGACTGATTTTATCCTCAAAAAGTATGGACAGGCACTATTTCTTGTTTATGTGCAATATGTATGTTTAGAATTGAGATGACAAGTTGTAGGGCCAAATTGGTTCTTGGTGCACAACTATAGATATCagaaaatcttttatatttgcACTGTGTTATTACACTAGTTGTGACTTGGGACccctaaatatatattttttgattttaaaaaaaaaactagtgttATTACACTAGTATGTTATaagattgtttgattttaaacaaTCTTAAGATTTTCCTTCTCTAACGCCTTCCACAAAACCTCTCTAGGTACTTCATCTCATGCGtttttcaaatcaataaaaccGTGACTGGTCTTTTTGATCCAATATCCGAGTCAATCATCGTTGCATGGTTGATCCTAGCATAACACCAACTGATTTTCTGTATGTGGGTCTTTCGTTTTAAGCCCTGCTATTTGCTTTCTTCCTATTTGGCCTCATCCTTAGCTACCTCATGTTTATTCCAAATTTCCCCATTTGTATACAAGGACTATTATAGCCTTTTGATGCACGTTCATCTCAGTCATATTACgtgtctttttatatatatatatatatatatatatatatatatatgttttaatgtaacattaatcattttatttcaattctaCTCccaaattaatattatgtgtATCACTCTCAAGTTTATTATACCCACTATGCGTTTATGACATCAGTTAACATGTGTCTAAAATAACATGTGTTAAGATATATTAAATGTTTTAAGTGAAAACTGTTGCACATGGTACTCTTATATTATCCTTGTATGGTAGAAAATTTAAGTATTATTTTCCACATTAAtttcattgttatttttattgactAGCAGCAATGTTATTGTTCATCAGAAATGTCATTCATTCATTGGTAAACATTGttcgttgttttttttttcctcttctctaTTTCAGGGATTACGTCGTTCTATGATTCTCAAggaaaagttaaaaattattataaaattaagttgTCTATCCTCAACATTTTAATTGAGATTGGAATGACACAATCATTGCCAAAGATATTTCTACCTGGACCGCCTGAAGTTCTTACTGTTCTTCTAGATGGTTGTATTGTTGGTTATATCCCTTCCACTGAGGTTGAGAAAGTTGTCGCTCACATTCGAGAACTGAAAGTTTCATCTGCTGCAGTGGTTTGTTTATGTGAAAATTTCTTTTGTTCCCTAGTAATATGTTGGTTCCTTGATGCTGACTTAAATATCATGCCATGTGATGCAGATTCCAGATGATCTGGAAGTGGGATATGTTCCTTTGAGCATGGGTGGAGCATATCCTGGCCTCTACCTCTTCACATCCCCTTCTAGATTTATTCGCCCAGTGAGAAATCTATCAATTCCCTCCAATGGAAATGAAAACATTGAACTCATTGGTCCATTTGAACAGGtcaatatagttttttttagcaTCATATACTTCATTAGAAATAATCATGTAAAAGACATCTTTATGGAAAATAGTACTTTCAAATGGGGATCTGTCAATTTTTAAGTGAtaattttatgtttcttttcaGGTTTTTATGGAGATACGGTGTCCTGACGGTGGAGATGGTGGAAGAAAAAGTTCATTTCCTGCAACTCATGAGGAAATCCATCCAACAGGAATGCTAAGTGTAGTTGCTAATCTTACACCATGGTCAGATCATAATCAGAGCCCACGAAATATGTACCAGTGTCAGGTTCGACAATCTTTCTAATTGTGTGTAGGTGGTCCATATCTACTTCAGTTGCAAATTTTTATGTTGCTTATTTTCTATATAGATGGCAAAGCAAACAATGGCATTTTCGTCTCAAACAATTCAACATCGTGCAGATCAGAAGTTATATCATCTTCAGGTTTGTtaaattcaaaaccaaaccgGACATACCTTATGTTCCAGATCGGTGCAGGTTTGgttttttataatattcaaaACCAAACCGGAAAAGAACTATACTATAGTAATTGTTCTTTAGGAGATACATCCCTTGCATCTGATACAGCATAACCTATATTTTTCCTACTCTTCAACTATAATAAGTTCAATATTTTGGACATTTTCAGACTCCTCAGACTCCCATCGTTCGGACAAGTGCATACACTGAATACAACATTGATGAATTTCCAACAGGCACAAACGCTATAGTTGCAGTTCTGGCATATACAGGGTAATTACTATAATTGGACAACTGTAGTTTTAACATTCCTTGTGCTATAATCAATAACCTTTTGTTAACATATGCAGATATGATATGGAGGATGCCATGATTCTGAACAAGTCATCAGTAGAACGTGGAATGTTTCATGGACAAATATATCAGGTTCGATACCTGACAACTGATTAAGCTTTCTTGATTTGAATGCATGGCAGTTAAATTTTTATGAGCTGTTAGTCATGACACTTTATTGTGAGATAccatgattttgaagttttagcAGTTTTCTTACTTTGTGTAAAAGAAAGCAATCTGTtaacttaattttgttttgattgaaacTTAATTGTTGAATTCTCCAAGTTTTCTACACAGTTTTGTATTGTTTGAAGATCACATTTTTACTTGTAGGATTGTACATTTCTATGATTTTGGTTGGCTCTCTGTGCCGGGTTATGTCTGTAGTGTGTTATTGCAGTTGGATCACTGATCTTCATTGCGAGATTGCCCAACTTTTGCAATCCTAAATGCTTGAGTTTACCTGACCAATTTTGCTGCCCAGTTCAGCAACAATATTTCCCGTAACAGGGCAAACAACAGAACCGCCCAAAACAAAGACTTGCAAAAACAGTCTAATGAAACACTGTCACAAACAAGATGCTATCAATGAGGTCGCAGCTTCTGCCGCCCACAGAAGCTTTACTTAGGCTGGAGAAGAGGGAAGGTTGATCTGGTTGCTGAGACCAGCAATTTGCACTTGCAAATCACTGGCAGAGAGGATGAGGGAGATTTCAGTAGTTTGCAGAGTGAGGGAGAGGAAGCCAAATTAGACCTTTTTAATTACGCAGCAGAAAATCTCTTGAGTGATCCGAACTGCAAAAATCTGAGCTTGAAAATTCCATTTCGTGAGACGCAACAAATTATGCGATCTTACATTACTGAAAGAAAACTTTGCGATACCACAACGAGCCACAGCTGGATTTAAAACACTAGTGATAGGAAAAATCGTGTGATCCCACAAATTACCTCTTGATTTAACGCCAGTGCTATAAATTGTGTCAGTATGGAGGTCAACATTGAATATGGAGTCCTTATTTCCAAACTTAATGCATGTACAATGATCCTGCATCGAGCTAATTTTGTATACAAAAAACCTGGACAATATACAAAGTTAGATTAGTCTTGTATCTAACGATGTATGTATCTGTcctttttttttcccattttttgACAGTGCTTAGTTTTCTCATattttgtgttatttgaatagAGAAAATGTTTCCTGCTAGAAATTGTGGCCTTGACTTGCTTCTACAATTGTTTTGGCAGACAGAAACTATTGACTTGACAGAGCTAGGCAGCCAAGCAGAACGATCTTCAACAATATTCAGAAAAAGTAACCTAGATAAAGGTTGTCACTCGATTGACTCCGATGGACTTCCACATGTTGGTCAGGTTTGTCATTGTCTGTctatcttctctcttctctctcaatgTGAACTTTCTTCACAAAAAGTCTGAATGTATCACTTTCAGATGATAGGGCCAGATGAACCCTATTGTAGCATTTACAATGAAGTAACGAATAAAACACGTCTCATCAGAAAAAAGGGCACCGAACCTGCTTATATTGACTGTGTAGCTGTTGACCTCAAAAAGCATCGAAGGAAGGTGAGTTGAAAAATTCCACTTCAATTTTCTCGTGTTTAAATGGATgttttgcattaaaaataattaattagatAGGTTGGGACAAATAGGTCTTGTTAATGATATAATGTACTTCATTTCACTTTTGATgctctgtattttttttttttttttttttgagttccTATCTATTTTAGTGGGCTATAGGCTAATGACTGAATAGCCAGGTATTATGccaattatgtattttttctcCTGTTGCTGTTTTGTTAATGTAATTTGAAGGATGATATTTaggtaccgtttgacccggtttttttttttttttttcagcttctctacatttttaaggagaagctaggccaaacacaatatgaataaagtaccttcgaaaaaaaaagtacttttgtttagaatgcataaaattgaatggaattagctttaaccaaaagttgttgaatgctacttcaaaaaactacttctccgtaatttatttaacaagcacctctcttcaacttaCACAACTTACACTggcaaccttttcttttattttttaatattatatttcaatttgtttttttcttccatttaattttttttttgagccagtccatataattttttttgaaggaggatcaatttaattttattatctatttttgatggaattttattatctttttattacttatatatttaattttaatatcgtttaattatcacaacctcacaaatatttttataccctttcttcaacctcacaagtATATACACgaacacacattagcgtttagagtaatattttatgtccgtgtgtctgtttttttgttacgctaatgcgtataattttttagtgttgcgtaatacgtataattatttttataaaattttgatttaaattaaaagtacaagtataaatgcctaaaaaatttatacttatatatatcttacacatttatattgtaacaaactatgcatatccttttcttattaaaaacactaaacatatatttttcaatgacaccaacaatataacaaatataatatcatataatataaattcttatctttttaaatgacaccaaaaatatggtattcttataacaaaatttgttatacagtataattggttatacataaatatatgcaaggtcccgggttcgaaccccggacaccaccaaaaaaatattaaattcaaaattttgtacaTTATTctgccaaacaacttttaacttaaaaataacttcagaactaaaaaataataaagaaaccaaacagctttagctTTTTCTTTAAAGggctttgttttaaagtagcttttagaccgaaaaaaaagcctggccaaacggtaccttagcCTTCCTTCCATTGTTCTTTAATTCATGTCCTGGATAATTTCTGCTCTTTGTAACTACTGTAGAAATAATATTCtgaatattattatgattaaaGAAATGAACACTAGCACTAATACGACTATATAACCTATGCTCTACCTAATGGTTTTAGGTACAGTTGTGTGGAGTCCTAGTTGTGTCAATTCTTCTACCTTAGGTTTTGGGTACTCTGTTACTTTAATTGATGACTTTTCCGAATGTACTCGGGTTTCCGTAATAAAAGAACGTTCAGAGTTTTTGGGCATTCTATTTGTGTCTTGCGCAGTGACAAATAAAATAGTATTTTCTAGTTCTTTTCAATAAATGTGGTATCTCATGGTTTGGGTCACAGATCTTCTTTAGCCATACACCTCAGCAAAATGGTAttgcaaaaagaaaatatagctACATTATTGAAACTGCACGTACCTTGTTCATACATCCCCATTCACCTATTAATTGTGGGGGTGACATTCTTACTGGTTATTTGATTAGTAGAATGCTTCTTCATCTCTGAACACCAAAGTCCCTCATTGTTGTTGGTTTCTGTTGAACCTCTCTTCAAAGTTTCCCCTTGGTTCAATCATGTGCGTCTTCATTGGTTACTCTCGGTTTCAGAAAAGACACCGTTGCTATTCTCCCTCAATTCATCCTCTCTATGTATTAGCTGATGTAACCTTCTTTAAAGATATTATGTTCTTCAATTCCTTAGTAACAAAAGAGTGTCTCTCAGGTTTATTAGTTCCCCCCCTCCTCTTCCTTTTAATCTGGAGTTACTCGCATCAGATACACCAAAGCCTTGCATATCTTTGGTTCCTCATCTCCTTACCTATCAATGTCATCCTTCTCTTGCACCAATGGAGGAAGTTGTCATTGAATAGACTGATGATTCATCTCCATCTCTTATTTCGATCGTTCAACTTTCTTTGACCCAACCTGAACAACATACGGACATGCTAATTGCTCATCACAAAGGTATTCATTTGACTAGGAGCTGTTAGCATATGAAGGCTAATAGAGTAGTTAAAGCAGTTAAGAGTTGATAGAGAAGTTTGTTAGCTAGTTAGAATATAACTGGGTACTTTTGTAATGGAGGATATTCTTTTTATGATATGTCGTGACTAGAGATTATCTAGTGTGCAGAGAGTGTGCTCCTTTGGGATAGCCTTGTCTGCAAGGGTATCTTGTTGTTCATTCCTATTATTTCCATTCAGTTGATAATACCATAAATATATTCAAAGGGTTCTTATTTTTCTCAACAATGTTGTCAATATCTATTCTATTTGGAATCATTCTTTTGGGAAGAGGCTATGTGAAGTAtatggactaaattgaaaataattctaGAGCTTGGTGGACAGCAATGCACATGGAACTGGAGAGAACTGATGTATTGGAACACATGCAAGCTCTCATAGAAATAAGATTTTAGGGCTTGGTGGACGGCGGTGGTTCTATTGGTGAGGTATCATCTGCATAGAACTCGATAGTGGAGAGTGGAAACCGAAAGGGAGACatgatttctaaaaaaaatcatctgtGGATATCGGTCGGGTCCACCAGTTAAGCACAAATTATGGGGTCCTCTTTTTAGGCTTTAGGTTGATTGAAGATACCATGTTGAGGagcaaaagagagaaaaaggatgGCATTCATGTACTAAGCACTAGAGCTATGCTGCATTCATGTATTAAGCACTAGAGCTATGCTATATATATGCCAAATTACAGTGaagacactagttaacattaccatatttgtttatatttttttttaaataatatttacttAATAACATAATCTTGTACTACCATAAATGTCGTATTTACTTTGGTTCTAGCATACCTAGAATAGTTTCTTTGGATTTAGTTATTGGGCTTCTATCTTGTTTATTATTTAGtttgatatgatttatttattgtgCTTGTAGATATctttaaactttttataataTGAGCCTGATCTGTTAAGTATTAGCttatgcatttaattttttgggCTTCTATCTTGTTTATTATTTAGtttgatatgatttatttattgtgCTTGTAGATATctttaaactttttataataTGAGCCTGATCTGTTAAGTATTACCttatgcatttaattttttggaGCAGGCTAACATACGTTTTCGTCACCCTCGAAACCCTATCATTGGTGACAAATTTAGTAGTAGACATGGGCAGAAAGGTGTTTGCTCTCAGTTGTGGCCAGACATCGATATGCCATTTTCTGGAAATACGGGGATGCGCCCAGATCTCATTATAAATCCTCATGCATTTCCTTCTAGGATGACGATTGCCATGCTTTTGGAATCTGTTGCTGCTAAGGTACTACAACTTGTAGAAAGTAATGAAGAAAAtactttcatattttattttgtagtacAGGACTGTTCATATATGCAAATATATAATAGACTGTTCATATATgcaaatatttaatagatattGCTTGGAGTGTCTCACCTGATTCTGCTACACGCCCTAACGAAGTTGGTGCATAGACATCTGTCATGTCCAACTTTTATTAGCCACCCAAAATTAGGCATCGTCATATGATATAAAGCAGGATAATGATAGGATAAGCAGTTATCATATGTTTGATGGACACaagataatattattttatcatatcatatatggTAGACACCTCATTATGTCATGATAGGAAAATGTCATACTTAAATGACAAAGTCACCCTTGTGAAACAATCACCTTTATTTCcaaattattttgtattttatacaatattaaaaattaaatatgtaattaagtaatttgatataattttaaCTTGATGTAATAATAAATATGTAATGTTGTTGGTCGACTCGACTATCCTTTATAGTTCCTCCAAGACTCTACAATTTTACAAACCTTCGCTAATTCCTTGTGCCATTGCTCTAAACTCAGCTTCCACAAAACTTTTAGCAACAAATTGTTGTTTCTCGAGATGTTCTTCAAAGGGAGATGTTCCCAACTAAACTCTAGTATCTTCCAATAAATAGCAACACTTCATTCCTTTCAAAGCTTTGTATTTGTATCCATAGAAGTGTCTGCTGGTCTACATCCATTCATCTTAGTTTCCTCCAAAAGGTCTAGAATGTATTTTCTTTTAGAAACCAAAATTCCCTTGATCTCCAAAAGGTCTACATCCATTCATCTTTGTGAAACATCTCCATGTCGAAAAAAATATCTCAATACTCCTAAATCCTTGATCTCAAATTTACTGCCAAGTTTTTCATTAGTTTCTCCATCTCCACAACATTATATTCTGTAAGAATGGTGTCATCCACATGGACTGTTACAACAATAATCTTCCCATTAGAggtaaattttatgaataagCTACGGTCTGTTGTCCCTGAGTGTAGTGTACCCTTTTCCTTTTACTGATTGGGTCAACTTTTCAAACTAAACCCGTGTAGATTGTTTGAGTCCATAGAGTGGCTATTGGTATTTTACACACATTTCAACCAAATTTGTTTTCAAATCCTGGAGGACTATCCATGTATACATCTTCATATAAGTCCATTGGCGAAAGCATGCCTCACATCAATCTAAGTTTAGTgctaaaaaattagaatttgttACCTGGTGCAAAGGAGTTGGGTTGGACTCTTGACTGTGTCTTGATTCAGGATTGACCTAAAGTCTTTCCTGATCACcaaatttttccaaaacatTTATCCACTTGAAGAAGAAAAGTCCCCTTGACTCAAAAGCTTTAATGTCATGTGAAAACTATGCAGGCAAAATCTTTTCTGAACATGCTTCAGTGAATTAGCACCCAGCAGAGTGCTTAATTTATACACATAACGATTAGGAGGAAAATAAATGCACAATGTCCAAGATGAGTTATTATGCCATCTTGATTCCCtaagatgcatttgaccttttCTATTGTTGTACAATGAATCTCCACTACCTGGGGACTATAATGAGGTCTCATTTCCAAAAGTCATGTTTATGAATTATGAAGCACCATACTTAAAACTTCAATGGATGTTATGCTAGTGTTTGACATGTATCATGTCAGGCTGTTAGATACTTCTAGCTTATTCCtattaactgtttttttttttaaaaaaaattggggtgCCACAATGATTTGATAATGCTGATTTAAAATTATGATTTAGGATTTTTGTATGTTAATATTATATCCATTTCATATGTTCTATCTAAGTGATACTACGTCTATGTCAGTGTGTTTCTAACTATACTTGGTAAAAATTTATTCTTGTAGGGAGGCAGTTTACATGGAAAATTTAAAGATGCAACTCCATTTCGTAGTTCAGTGGAACCTGGATCCAAATCGGCTTCACTTGTTGATGAGCTTGGTGATATGTTGAAAGAGAAGGGATTTAATTACCACGGATGTGAAGTTCTGTACAGTGGGGTCTATGGAACAGAACTGACATGTGAGATATTTATTGGGCCTGTTTATTATCAACGGCTTCGTCACATGGTTTCAGACAAATACCAGGTGAGCAAATTCAGTGTTTTTCTATCATCTGATCTTACCTTTGCAAGATTTATGCTGTCTTCTGAAtctgaaaaccaaaaacaatcaATCTTTTGCTTTtgcaatttaaatttaaagCTTTCAAAGTGGGAACTGTTGGTGATAAGCGTCTTTTTTGTTTTAGCAACTAAGCATTTGTGAGGAGTGTCAGCAACACACTATTTAACATACTTTCAAACAcactcattttcattggttaaattTCACTTGGGTTCCACCAAATTATGTGGGACCCATTTAAACTTTAACCAATAAAAGAGTATTAGAAAGTTTGTTGCTAGCATTATTCATATAGTTATTTATATGGCACTCCAAtagttatattttatatattcctGATGATAGATAGGTTAAGTCTGGTATCCTTAGTGCCAATCCCTGGTTAGCACCCTTTGTCAGTAAAATATTGCGCTGTATTGACTTTTGTTGTTAACCCCAAGTGATTTTTCTTTTACAGGTTCGATCTACAGGCACTGTTGACCAGATAACCCGGCAACCAATAAAAGGACGAAAGCGTGGTGGGGGAATACGATTTGGAGAAATGGAACGTGATTCTCTACTAGCACATGGGGCTGCATATCTTCTGCACGATAGGCTGCACACCTGTTCTGATTATCACATTGCTGATGTGTGTTCCATTTGTGGAAGCATGCTTTCAACAACATTCATTGAGCCTCAAAAGCGGCCAGTTCGGGATATTCCTGGGATACCAGTAAGAAGAGCTCCAAGAAAAGTCACTTGTCATGCTTGCCAAACCAGTAAAGGCATGGAGACAGTAGCCATGCCTTATATATTTAGATATTTGGCAGCAGAGTTAGCAGCAATGAACATTAAAATGACTCTCAAGCTAAGTAATGGAGCTAACGTCTCTGATACAGGTGTTTGAGAATGTAGTCTCAGTCGCTATGATGGCCTAATGTTAGATTGATCAGAAGTATTAAGATTGTGAATGAATCCCATGAACATGAGGGTCTAATAGAGTTCAGATGCCTTCTTACATCGTGGGGTTTAAAGTTTTGTTAAGGGATATGACCTGACGATACCATATtacattattttacaaaatgagacccatttaaaattaaatagcaCAATTTTGAAGTTTTTCCCTCTCCATTTTGTTTTCACTTAATTGCATTTATTTTGATAGACTGGTAATTTCAGTAAGTTTCAGTCGTCGAATAGAGGCATAGCACATATCAAATGGATGAAATATATGTTCACCATTAATGCTCCATCTCATCATTAACAAAGTCTGGATTTGTGCTTTGTGATGTCGCATGATCTTTTAATCAGGGTGGAAATAGTCCGGTATGAGTTCAGCTTTGCATACACaggtttttattttgttcaaaaaattctAAGCCCAAGGTTAGCAAGATTGTGTTTGAGGCTtgaactaaaattaaatttaacgtTTCTGCAATAATGCCCACTTTTTGTGTCTATCTgatacaactatttttttttttttttttgaaagaatctgATTCAACTATTTCTGTTATTTTTTCGATTCCTATTCGCATGTTCAACTTCCTCTCCAAAATTCTATGAACTTGACCTGAtccacttcattttttttctctctccaagtTTCTCATAGATGAGTTGCGTAATCTTTATAAATAGATGACTTTTAATTCATTCGATGCACTGAAAAATGTTTCTGTACCTTTTGGTTTCAAGTGGTAGAACCACATTTGAGTGACTATAATTTGGTTTGATTATGCTATATTTAATGTAAAACCATTAACCAATTACctttaattaaaagaaactcGTTACCAATTTCCTTAACcgtgatatttataatgttaggaacacatttttttttattggttaaaattaaCATTTGTCTCACtgaatatttgataaaaaaaataggctcCAAATCAAATAGTGTctttaaaaaaacagaaata harbors:
- the LOC11440716 gene encoding DNA-directed RNA polymerase I subunit 2, whose translation is MPDKETREPINNLTKQSNSLDNLNFDALKVLFKPHIESFDHLIEAGMETIFKSIKLVVVHPTTFQKLIITLEAPKILSPQKDGIAKTTRKTLYPFECRQAKLTYSGRFTADVCFKYDDSEAILRENFNFGQFPIMLQSKRCNLRDFPPRKLVSYKEEASEMGGYFIVNGLERCIRPIILPKRNYPMSTVRSSFSERREGYTDKAVVIRCVRADQTSLTVKLYHLRNGSARLGFWIHGREYMLPVGILLKALIDTTDREIYANLTSCYSEKYEKGKGVVGTQLVGERAKIILDEVCEVSKKFTRLECLEYIGEHFQPIMHELRNESHYTVADDVLKNYIFVHLENNFDKFNLLIFMLQKLFSLVDQTSVPDNPDSLQNQEVLLPGHLITIYLKAKLEEWLAKGKTLLLDEIKRGGKIGKIGEKFDFRKFHHVKKVLEKNHASGVGKAIESMLTTGRLATSIPLDLPQTSGLTLQAERLNFLRFLSHFRHVHRGALFAGLRTTTVRKLLPESWGFLCPVHTPDGGPCGLLNHMTHTCRITSFYDSQGKVKNYYKIKLSILNILIEIGMTQSLPKIFLPGPPEVLTVLLDGCIVGYIPSTEVEKVVAHIRELKVSSAAVIPDDLEVGYVPLSMGGAYPGLYLFTSPSRFIRPVRNLSIPSNGNENIELIGPFEQVFMEIRCPDGGDGGRKSSFPATHEEIHPTGMLSVVANLTPWSDHNQSPRNMYQCQMAKQTMAFSSQTIQHRADQKLYHLQTPQTPIVRTSAYTEYNIDEFPTGTNAIVAVLAYTGYDMEDAMILNKSSVERGMFHGQIYQTETIDLTELGSQAERSSTIFRKSNLDKGCHSIDSDGLPHVGQMIGPDEPYCSIYNEVTNKTRLIRKKGTEPAYIDCVAVDLKKHRRKANIRFRHPRNPIIGDKFSSRHGQKGVCSQLWPDIDMPFSGNTGMRPDLIINPHAFPSRMTIAMLLESVAAKGGSLHGKFKDATPFRSSVEPGSKSASLVDELGDMLKEKGFNYHGCEVLYSGVYGTELTCEIFIGPVYYQRLRHMVSDKYQVRSTGTVDQITRQPIKGRKRGGGIRFGEMERDSLLAHGAAYLLHDRLHTCSDYHIADVCSICGSMLSTTFIEPQKRPVRDIPGIPVRRAPRKVTCHACQTSKGMETVAMPYIFRYLAAELAAMNIKMTLKLSNGANVSDTGV